A stretch of the TM7 phylum sp. oral taxon 349 genome encodes the following:
- a CDS encoding NUDIX hydrolase, giving the protein MVARRALTKKFLPGKLELPGGHIEFGETLVDGLRRELKEELGIDVVVRDTVGAFTYVNEVKRSHSVEIIFFAQLANGCLPKINLADHSEVIWANRNNLNVIKTENGSNDQEFPFLVRALDLLDGRAS; this is encoded by the coding sequence ATGGTTGCGCGTAGAGCGCTAACAAAGAAGTTCTTGCCAGGCAAGCTAGAACTGCCAGGCGGACACATTGAGTTTGGCGAAACATTAGTTGATGGTTTACGTAGAGAGCTAAAGGAAGAGCTCGGTATTGATGTTGTGGTCAGAGACACTGTCGGCGCTTTCACGTATGTAAATGAAGTGAAACGCTCGCATTCAGTTGAAATTATCTTTTTCGCACAACTAGCAAACGGTTGCCTGCCAAAGATAAACCTTGCTGATCATTCTGAAGTTATTTGGGCAAACCGAAACAATCTAAATGTTATTAAAACTGAAAATGGTTCTAACGATCAAGAGTTTCCATTTCTCGTACGAGCACTTGACCTATTAGATGGAAGAGCCTCTTAA
- a CDS encoding kinase: protein MEDSHLIILRGNSGSGKTTVAKRLFDHFHADAMLVSQDVVRRTMLRVKDVPNNPAVELIYKLCLYGNRLNKIVILEGILRRDVYGNKLTELMVNFNGAVHIYYLDIPFDETLRRHATKPNTHEFGEAEMRQWWRSNDVLGVKEEQIFNEKMSADDMLRKILNDCVTGSNNTMKGS from the coding sequence GTGGAAGATTCGCATCTCATCATCCTCCGCGGTAATTCTGGCAGCGGTAAGACAACGGTGGCAAAACGGTTGTTTGACCATTTCCATGCGGACGCGATGCTTGTGTCGCAAGATGTCGTGCGCCGTACCATGCTTCGTGTTAAAGACGTACCGAATAATCCAGCAGTTGAACTTATCTATAAACTGTGTTTGTACGGCAATCGTCTTAATAAGATTGTCATTCTAGAGGGAATTTTGCGCCGCGACGTGTACGGCAATAAGCTTACAGAATTAATGGTAAATTTTAATGGAGCCGTTCATATTTATTACCTTGATATTCCGTTTGATGAAACATTACGCCGGCACGCCACGAAGCCGAATACACATGAGTTTGGCGAGGCGGAGATGCGCCAATGGTGGAGGAGCAATGACGTACTTGGTGTAAAAGAAGAACAGATATTTAATGAAAAGATGAGCGCAGATGATATGCTGAGAAAGATATTGAATGATTGCGTGACAGGCAGCAATAACACTATGAAGGGGTCATGA
- a CDS encoding ATP-grasp domain-containing protein, giving the protein MPKVKMNKLTVDDISEINVSDTLHLIDFRATGETLEHEIPSMFLYENLSQWLIPFNSRRKCGKYVINSPELLRNDVREDNFIVALPGKKASISLIDRLDKPVVGVNKVWAAIPHPSIDNYCKRHNLALNYCYADYLRYNDKLAQKEILRELSPEFFVITPENFENVVKRERGYIKAARGAGGFSVLNLKTDAREIVNRRHEITSGGVKWYYEVKAHGAPHSMQIYKHGSEYTLYGFSEQYMDGTHFVGAKVLDIKAVMEDRLYNFVAETCRRIDSLIHSYTGFFGIDLMISKDSLDVLECNIRLTAATLPTLLANAIGIYRYVEYFEEVPLLSVDTADTVLVRSEYMGNAIIIRPYR; this is encoded by the coding sequence ATGCCTAAAGTCAAAATGAATAAATTAACAGTAGATGATATATCAGAGATAAACGTTTCTGATACCTTGCATTTGATAGACTTTCGTGCGACTGGCGAAACGCTTGAACATGAAATACCGAGCATGTTTTTGTATGAGAACCTTTCGCAGTGGCTTATTCCTTTTAATTCAAGAAGAAAGTGCGGTAAATACGTCATAAATTCACCTGAATTATTGCGCAATGATGTCCGTGAGGATAATTTTATAGTTGCATTGCCTGGTAAAAAAGCGTCTATAAGTTTAATTGATCGATTAGATAAACCGGTTGTTGGCGTTAACAAAGTTTGGGCGGCAATACCACACCCATCGATTGACAACTACTGCAAAAGGCATAATTTAGCACTTAATTATTGTTATGCAGATTATTTACGTTACAACGATAAGCTTGCACAGAAAGAGATACTTCGTGAGCTCTCGCCAGAATTTTTTGTTATTACCCCAGAGAACTTTGAAAATGTTGTGAAACGAGAGAGGGGGTATATTAAGGCGGCACGTGGTGCGGGAGGCTTTAGTGTTTTGAACCTTAAGACTGACGCGCGTGAAATCGTTAATCGTCGCCATGAAATCACCTCCGGCGGCGTGAAGTGGTACTATGAGGTTAAGGCTCATGGTGCACCGCATAGTATGCAAATATACAAACACGGCAGCGAATATACACTTTACGGTTTCTCCGAACAGTATATGGATGGAACTCATTTTGTTGGTGCTAAAGTGCTAGACATTAAAGCTGTAATGGAAGATAGGCTATATAATTTTGTGGCTGAGACGTGCCGCAGGATTGACTCGCTTATCCATAGCTATACAGGATTTTTTGGTATTGACTTGATGATAAGCAAGGATAGTCTAGATGTACTAGAGTGTAATATTAGATTGACGGCTGCAACACTGCCGACGCTGCTCGCAAACGCAATTGGCATATATAGATATGTGGAGTATTTTGAAGAGGTACCGTTGTTGTCAGTAGATACGGCTGATACTGTATTGGTAAGGTCGGAGTATATGGGTAATGCAATTATAATTCGCCCATACCGATAA